In one Chitinophaga sancti genomic region, the following are encoded:
- a CDS encoding DUF1877 family protein codes for MSQSITLYRVSQEDFEAMKANPAETEILNISKENLVFPQTFEGLKFILSKEQDEATVSLLEQIFYPETYISKEIDLDSKETLSEDLDLESTAIYYNDKEDVADMHAFLSNISVEQFKQLYDAKELNENGVYPYNVWIEEGAPDRAFTRKHLAREFADLKEFIAAAKTDNDYVLSFVW; via the coding sequence ATGAGTCAGAGCATAACATTGTACCGGGTTTCCCAGGAGGACTTCGAAGCGATGAAAGCCAACCCAGCCGAAACCGAGATACTGAACATTTCTAAAGAGAACCTGGTCTTTCCGCAAACTTTCGAAGGACTTAAATTTATCTTATCTAAAGAACAGGATGAAGCAACCGTTTCTTTACTGGAGCAGATCTTTTACCCTGAGACTTATATCAGCAAAGAGATTGACTTAGACAGCAAGGAAACGCTGTCTGAAGACCTGGATCTGGAAAGCACCGCCATTTATTACAATGATAAAGAAGATGTAGCTGATATGCACGCCTTCCTCAGCAATATCTCCGTAGAACAATTCAAGCAACTCTACGACGCAAAGGAATTAAATGAAAACGGCGTGTACCCGTATAATGTGTGGATTGAAGAAGGCGCCCCGGACAGGGCATTTACCAGGAAACACCTGGCCAGGGAGTTTGCAGATCTGAAAGAATTTATAGCAGCCGCAAAGACGGATAATGATTATGTGTTATCATTCGTCTGGTAA
- the rluF gene encoding 23S rRNA pseudouridine(2604) synthase RluF, producing MDQSISLNKFISDTGYCSRREADNLITQGRVLLNDRPAVLGNRYKPGDTVEVDGSLITAAKKDKLVYLALNKPPGITTTTELHVKDNIISFVNYPKRIFPIGRLDKDSEGLIFLTNDGDIINKILRAANNHEKEYVVRVDKAIDTAFLQKMSQGVPILDTVTLPCKVQMVGRQSFRITLTQGLNRQIRRMCEYLGYTVTGLQRVRIMNVKLDKLASGKWRHLTETELAAIKESIADSSAEGKVAGKRAKVVKPALQDEEEESIVKEKPAEKFREKKKSSGNAWWSDKKGDKPGKRTSVTGKKDNTSGRPGAGERTSAAGKKDNSAGRPGTTGKPSPAGKKENASGRPKTTGNPTRNDKVSARPGKASKPGKNDHSGPAHKGDKSRNAAPSRANKPSGPGKSGSNRGRKR from the coding sequence TTGGACCAATCAATCAGTTTAAACAAATTTATCAGTGATACCGGGTATTGTTCCCGTCGGGAGGCAGACAATCTCATCACCCAGGGCCGGGTATTATTAAATGACCGGCCGGCAGTTTTGGGTAACCGCTACAAGCCGGGAGACACCGTTGAAGTGGATGGTAGCCTGATCACCGCTGCCAAAAAAGATAAATTGGTATACCTGGCGCTTAACAAGCCGCCGGGCATTACGACGACAACAGAATTACATGTCAAAGATAATATCATCAGTTTTGTCAACTATCCAAAGCGGATTTTCCCTATTGGGCGCTTAGACAAGGATTCTGAGGGCCTGATCTTTTTGACCAATGATGGCGATATCATCAATAAGATCCTGCGGGCGGCAAATAACCACGAGAAAGAGTATGTGGTAAGGGTGGACAAAGCTATTGACACAGCCTTTTTACAGAAAATGTCACAGGGGGTTCCCATATTAGACACCGTTACCCTGCCCTGCAAGGTGCAGATGGTGGGGCGTCAATCCTTCAGGATTACGCTGACACAGGGATTGAACAGGCAGATCAGGAGAATGTGTGAGTACCTGGGCTATACGGTTACGGGCCTGCAGCGTGTGCGCATCATGAATGTAAAGCTGGATAAACTGGCTTCAGGTAAATGGAGGCATCTGACAGAAACAGAACTGGCGGCGATTAAGGAAAGTATTGCTGATTCCAGTGCAGAAGGCAAAGTGGCAGGGAAAAGAGCAAAAGTGGTGAAGCCAGCATTGCAGGATGAGGAGGAAGAAAGCATCGTGAAAGAAAAGCCGGCTGAGAAATTCCGGGAAAAGAAGAAATCATCCGGAAATGCGTGGTGGAGTGATAAAAAAGGAGATAAACCCGGGAAAAGAACTTCCGTTACGGGGAAAAAAGACAATACCAGCGGAAGACCTGGTGCTGGAGAAAGAACCTCCGCTGCAGGCAAAAAAGACAATAGCGCCGGAAGACCGGGTACTACTGGCAAACCCTCCCCTGCTGGTAAAAAGGAAAACGCCTCAGGCAGGCCTAAAACAACCGGGAATCCAACCAGGAACGATAAGGTCTCGGCACGCCCCGGAAAAGCGTCTAAACCGGGTAAAAACGACCATTCCGGGCCAGCTCACAAGGGTGATAAATCCCGTAACGCCGCACCCTCCCGCGCTAACAAACCATCCGGGCCGGGAAAATCAGGCAGTAACAGGGGCAGAAAAAGATAA
- a CDS encoding acyltransferase family protein, whose product MHPKERIHYLDWLRISAFALLILFHSWQPFNHFHWLIKSPYKTVLADILTVFFHTWRLYLIFFVSGVGTFLALKSRQQQFLKDRFQRLIIPFLFGIIFIIPCQYYYQKLQKQPDLLFWDFMAHYPRFIATRPYRFDLFQWLLELGIHLWYLPSLYIMTIVLYPLLKHMNASRTIHVLTQRPSLLMLFALPVMLTFMLLKPIFPEYTSVADFITYALLFVYGYVFIKEHAQALPVLHKNGLRLLVAGILSSILLIGCLLVPSLKEAAFHPAYTVNHSIVAVLLGISAFSWPLYFVNLYSRRFNFSSKLLPEFNRSVLPVYIMHQTIIVVGGYYIIALVKNGILQFILIVSLTVLLSIPFYLLVKKFRLSRFLFGIRG is encoded by the coding sequence ATGCACCCAAAAGAGAGAATCCATTATTTAGACTGGCTCAGGATCTCAGCCTTCGCCCTGTTAATCCTTTTTCACTCCTGGCAACCCTTTAATCATTTTCACTGGCTGATCAAAAGCCCTTACAAAACAGTCCTGGCAGATATTCTGACGGTTTTCTTTCATACCTGGCGATTGTACCTGATCTTCTTTGTATCCGGCGTCGGTACCTTCCTGGCGCTTAAATCCCGCCAACAGCAGTTTCTAAAGGACCGCTTCCAGCGCCTGATCATCCCCTTCCTGTTCGGGATCATCTTTATTATTCCCTGCCAGTATTATTACCAGAAACTCCAGAAGCAACCGGATCTGTTGTTTTGGGATTTCATGGCACATTACCCCCGGTTCATCGCAACCCGGCCTTATAGATTTGATCTCTTTCAATGGTTGCTGGAACTGGGCATTCACCTGTGGTACCTGCCTTCATTATATATCATGACGATAGTATTGTACCCATTATTAAAACATATGAATGCATCACGGACAATCCATGTTCTCACACAACGACCTTCGCTGCTTATGTTATTTGCATTACCTGTCATGCTCACATTTATGCTGTTAAAACCCATTTTCCCGGAGTATACCAGTGTGGCAGATTTCATCACCTACGCGCTCCTATTCGTGTATGGTTACGTGTTTATAAAGGAACATGCGCAGGCCCTGCCGGTATTGCACAAAAACGGCCTCCGCCTCTTAGTAGCGGGGATCCTTAGCTCAATATTACTGATCGGCTGTTTATTGGTGCCCTCCTTAAAAGAAGCCGCTTTTCATCCGGCCTATACGGTGAATCATAGTATTGTAGCTGTTTTGCTGGGCATATCGGCCTTTAGCTGGCCGCTGTACTTTGTAAATTTGTATTCCCGCAGGTTCAATTTCAGCAGCAAATTACTCCCCGAATTTAACAGAAGTGTATTGCCGGTTTATATCATGCATCAAACGATCATCGTGGTCGGGGGATATTACATCATAGCGTTGGTGAAAAACGGCATTCTGCAATTTATATTAATCGTCAGCCTGACGGTTTTACTCTCCATTCCCTTCTATTTATTGGTCAAAAAATTCAGGTTAAGCAGGTTTTTATTTGGAATAAGAGGCTAA
- a CDS encoding SDR family oxidoreductase — MKLEHSTILITGGTSGIGLEFVRQLSKQGLAKIIITGRDPRKLEQAKQQFPDIHTIQNDVSDPKDIERLYKEVTTQFPALNLIINNAGIMRNINLQDEGMDLENITREIDTNLSGSIRMVHQFLPHLRKQAAAAIVNVSSGLAFVPFPLSPVYSATKAGIHAYTQVLRLQLKNTAVKVFELAPPATDTPLMKNFGDEKLEKAVPTMPVDKMVRAAIQGILKDQMEILPGMAKALKLMGRVAPGFFLNFMNNTIEKAR, encoded by the coding sequence ATGAAATTAGAGCATAGCACTATCCTGATTACAGGAGGCACCAGCGGAATCGGCCTGGAGTTTGTAAGGCAATTAAGCAAACAGGGCCTGGCAAAGATTATCATTACAGGCAGGGATCCCCGTAAACTGGAACAGGCGAAGCAGCAGTTTCCCGATATTCATACCATACAAAATGATGTGAGTGATCCGAAGGATATTGAACGGTTGTACAAAGAGGTGACTACACAATTTCCAGCCCTGAACCTTATTATCAACAATGCCGGCATCATGCGGAATATTAACTTGCAGGATGAAGGGATGGACCTGGAAAACATCACCCGGGAGATAGATACGAATCTCTCAGGAAGCATCAGGATGGTACATCAGTTCCTGCCACATTTAAGAAAGCAGGCTGCTGCAGCGATCGTAAACGTTTCGTCCGGCCTGGCATTTGTGCCATTCCCACTGTCACCTGTTTACAGTGCAACGAAGGCGGGGATTCATGCGTATACGCAGGTGCTGCGTTTGCAATTAAAGAACACCGCTGTGAAGGTATTTGAACTCGCACCGCCAGCTACTGATACGCCGCTGATGAAAAACTTTGGTGATGAGAAGCTGGAGAAGGCTGTGCCCACGATGCCTGTAGATAAAATGGTACGTGCGGCCATCCAGGGCATCCTGAAAGATCAAATGGAGATCTTGCCGGGCATGGCCAAAGCATTGAAGTTAATGGGAAGAGTTGCTCCCGGGTTTTTCCTGAACTTTATGAACAATACAATAGAAAAAGCAAGATAG
- a CDS encoding helix-turn-helix domain-containing protein yields the protein MPNGTPLSVKSITQLHRVLDLPAPKHPLISVVDYAKIEAPAGVAAVFDLYSISLKKGVNKLIYGQQQYDFDEGVLYFLAPNQVLSVEDDAAPDRSGWILFVHPDFLWNTPLAKKIKQYEFFNYSVNEALFLSESEEAMLNGIVQYIQQEYHANIDKFSQDVVIAQLDLLLTYARRFYERQFITRKITNHKVLERLEALLNDYFEQEKGLPAVQYVAAQLNISVKYLSSLVKQLTGQTTQQHIQNKLIEKAKEKLSTTDLSVSEIAFYLGFEHSQSFNKLFKKKTNLSPLEFRKLFN from the coding sequence ATGCCGAACGGAACACCGCTCAGCGTGAAATCAATCACGCAATTGCACCGGGTGCTGGATTTACCTGCACCGAAGCATCCTTTGATCTCTGTGGTAGATTATGCAAAGATCGAAGCGCCGGCAGGCGTGGCTGCTGTTTTTGATCTGTATTCTATTTCCTTGAAGAAGGGCGTGAATAAATTAATTTATGGACAACAGCAGTATGATTTTGATGAGGGCGTTTTGTATTTCTTAGCACCAAACCAGGTGCTGAGTGTGGAAGACGATGCGGCACCTGATCGTTCTGGCTGGATTTTGTTTGTGCATCCTGATTTTTTATGGAATACGCCCCTGGCGAAAAAAATAAAGCAATACGAGTTTTTTAATTATTCTGTTAATGAAGCATTGTTTCTTTCTGAAAGCGAAGAAGCAATGCTGAATGGCATTGTACAGTATATCCAGCAGGAGTACCATGCGAATATTGATAAATTTAGCCAGGATGTGGTGATTGCACAACTGGATTTGCTGCTGACTTATGCACGGCGATTTTATGAGCGGCAGTTTATTACAAGGAAAATTACGAATCATAAGGTGCTGGAACGCCTGGAGGCATTGCTGAATGATTATTTCGAGCAGGAGAAGGGGCTCCCTGCTGTGCAGTATGTGGCAGCGCAGTTGAATATCTCAGTGAAGTATTTAAGTAGTTTGGTTAAGCAGCTTACGGGCCAGACTACGCAGCAGCACATTCAGAATAAACTTATAGAGAAGGCGAAGGAGAAATTGTCTACAACTGATTTATCTGTGAGTGAGATCGCTTTTTATCTGGGGTTTGAACATTCACAGTCGTTTAATAAATTGTTTAAGAAGAAGACGAATTTGTCGCCGCTGGAGTTTAGGAAGCTGTTCAATTAA
- a CDS encoding SMP-30/gluconolactonase/LRE family protein — MKRIHVFLALAFNCVSASAQQSPPLSVVAPGAQLVKLPATFSFSEGPAVNKKGDIYFTDQPNDKIWRYDTNGKLSLFMDKTGRSNGLYFDKQGNLIACADEKNELWSINPNKKVTVLLGLYEGKHLNGPNDLWIDARGGIYFTDPYYQRDYWERKQPDIPGQKVYYLSKGSSVPVIVEDQVVKPNGIVGTPDGKYLYVADIGAGKTYRYAIHPDGSLKDRVEFAPMGSDGMTLDSDGNLYITGNGVTVFDKTGKRIGNIYVSPNWTGNICFGGKDRKTLFITASEAVYTLQMNVKGVE, encoded by the coding sequence ATGAAGAGGATCCACGTTTTCCTTGCACTTGCTTTCAACTGCGTATCAGCATCTGCACAGCAATCTCCGCCACTCAGTGTGGTGGCACCCGGTGCGCAGCTGGTAAAGTTGCCAGCTACATTTTCATTCTCTGAAGGGCCTGCCGTAAATAAGAAAGGCGATATCTATTTTACTGATCAGCCTAATGATAAAATATGGCGATACGATACAAATGGTAAACTTAGTTTATTCATGGATAAGACCGGCAGGTCCAATGGACTCTATTTCGATAAACAAGGTAATCTTATAGCCTGTGCGGATGAAAAAAACGAGCTATGGTCAATCAATCCGAATAAAAAAGTAACCGTGTTACTGGGGCTGTATGAGGGAAAACACCTGAATGGGCCGAATGACCTGTGGATTGATGCGAGGGGTGGCATTTACTTTACGGATCCTTATTATCAGCGCGATTACTGGGAGCGGAAGCAACCGGATATACCCGGGCAAAAGGTGTATTATTTATCCAAAGGAAGCAGTGTGCCGGTGATAGTAGAAGATCAGGTGGTAAAGCCGAATGGGATAGTGGGCACACCGGATGGCAAGTACCTGTATGTGGCTGATATTGGAGCGGGTAAAACATATCGCTATGCTATTCATCCGGACGGTTCATTGAAAGATCGGGTAGAGTTTGCACCGATGGGTTCAGATGGGATGACATTGGACAGTGATGGTAATTTATATATCACTGGTAACGGTGTGACAGTGTTTGATAAAACGGGAAAGCGGATAGGGAATATTTACGTATCGCCTAACTGGACAGGGAATATTTGCTTTGGCGGAAAGGACAGGAAGACCTTGTTTATAACCGCATCTGAGGCAGTGTATACTTTGCAGATGAATGTAAAGGGAGTAGAATAA
- a CDS encoding DUF2200 domain-containing protein — MEPTQAHNEKIAKLTFAAVYPAYLTKVEKKGRTKEELDQVITWLTGFDPQQQQNLIKEKVTFETFFQRATLHPNASLITGMICGYRVEEIDNPLTRQVRYLDKLVDELAKGKKMGKILRTNAS; from the coding sequence ATGGAGCCTACACAAGCACACAATGAAAAAATCGCAAAACTGACGTTTGCTGCAGTCTATCCTGCTTATCTCACAAAAGTAGAGAAAAAAGGGCGTACTAAAGAAGAACTGGATCAGGTAATCACCTGGCTCACCGGCTTTGATCCTCAACAACAACAAAACCTCATAAAAGAAAAAGTCACCTTCGAAACCTTTTTTCAGCGGGCAACACTCCATCCCAATGCCAGCCTCATTACCGGTATGATCTGTGGATACCGCGTAGAGGAAATAGACAATCCATTAACTCGACAGGTCCGGTATTTAGATAAGTTAGTAGATGAGCTGGCAAAAGGAAAGAAGATGGGAAAGATCTTACGCACTAATGCATCCTGA
- a CDS encoding alpha/beta hydrolase family protein, whose amino-acid sequence MKKTIITTITTLLLTGSGFAQSITGSWNGLLKIGGPLQLHIALNIEKTDTGFNVNLASPDQGAANIPISEFIYHEPAVSFTSKGIGASYTGEYKTDSITGTFTQSGRSFPLTFHRGVVERLKHPQEPVLPLPYYTEEVSFENPSAHIKLAGTLSLPQQNGTYPAVILITGSGPQNRNEELLGHKPFLIISDYLTRQGIAVLRYDDRGFAKSEGSFKTATTLDFASDVESAVAYLKTRKEIKQIGLIGHSEGGLIAPIVAAKNKDVAFIVMLAGTGIRGDKLLLLQTELIARAEGAPDSTIAKTTAINKGVFDIIVNNQNDTIIKNNLITYFNKYAADHPAEVPAGTTTEQYVAARVKECMTPWPWLKFLLQYDPVTSLQKVHCPVLALNGEKDLQVPPKENLAYIRKALKGNKDVTVKEYKELNHLFQECKTGSPSEYAGIEQTFSPQVLEDISQWIKFRMH is encoded by the coding sequence ATGAAAAAGACTATTATAACAACTATTACAACCCTGCTGCTGACCGGTAGCGGATTCGCCCAAAGCATTACCGGTAGCTGGAATGGACTGCTTAAAATTGGAGGCCCGCTCCAATTGCATATCGCCCTGAATATAGAGAAAACTGATACGGGTTTTAATGTAAACCTGGCAAGTCCTGACCAGGGTGCAGCCAACATTCCGATCAGTGAGTTTATTTATCATGAACCTGCTGTAAGTTTTACAAGCAAGGGAATAGGTGCATCTTATACCGGTGAATATAAAACCGATAGTATAACGGGCACGTTTACACAGAGTGGGCGTTCATTTCCATTAACCTTTCACAGAGGTGTTGTCGAGCGTCTGAAACACCCGCAGGAACCCGTATTGCCCCTGCCCTACTATACTGAGGAAGTTAGTTTTGAGAATCCTTCCGCACATATCAAGCTGGCTGGTACCTTATCATTACCACAGCAAAACGGTACCTATCCTGCTGTCATACTGATCACAGGTAGCGGACCACAGAACAGGAATGAAGAACTGCTGGGGCATAAGCCATTCCTCATTATTTCAGACTACCTGACCCGTCAGGGAATTGCAGTACTGAGATATGATGACCGTGGTTTCGCAAAATCCGAGGGTTCATTCAAAACTGCTACCACCCTGGATTTTGCCAGTGATGTAGAGAGTGCGGTGGCTTACCTGAAAACACGGAAGGAGATTAAACAAATTGGACTGATTGGCCATAGCGAAGGAGGCTTGATTGCGCCCATCGTAGCAGCAAAAAATAAAGACGTAGCGTTTATTGTCATGCTGGCTGGCACTGGAATCAGGGGTGATAAATTACTGTTACTGCAAACTGAACTGATTGCACGGGCAGAAGGTGCACCGGATAGTACAATTGCCAAAACCACGGCGATCAATAAAGGTGTGTTTGACATCATTGTCAACAATCAGAATGACACGATTATTAAAAATAACCTGATTACCTATTTTAATAAATACGCAGCAGATCATCCGGCTGAAGTACCCGCAGGCACCACTACAGAACAGTATGTAGCAGCCCGGGTAAAGGAATGTATGACGCCATGGCCATGGCTGAAGTTCCTGCTGCAATATGACCCGGTCACATCGTTGCAGAAAGTGCATTGTCCTGTACTGGCATTGAATGGAGAAAAGGATTTACAGGTGCCGCCAAAGGAGAACCTGGCTTATATCAGGAAGGCCTTGAAAGGGAATAAAGATGTAACGGTGAAGGAATACAAGGAATTGAATCACCTGTTCCAGGAATGTAAAACGGGGAGCCCTTCAGAGTATGCAGGGATTGAACAAACCTTTTCACCACAGGTGCTGGAAGATATTAGTCAATGGATTAAATTCAGGATGCATTAG
- a CDS encoding DUF1700 domain-containing protein → MKAIEFKDPASQRVYNNYIARCKRVVKILSEQDQEECLMEINSYIYEFINDHHGDEMTGLLNILDRLGDPEITLKEVVASKKIDQAIKTYNIKHLFQALFLNLRNGVAYVLLAIMTVMLVTFPVLIVMKLIMPAKTGLWVGPYTFFFGIVHNNPAGIHEIAGNFFIPLVIILSILLYFLIITILKAIRKKKP, encoded by the coding sequence ATGAAAGCAATTGAATTTAAAGACCCTGCCAGCCAGCGGGTGTACAATAACTATATAGCGCGTTGTAAGCGGGTGGTAAAGATCCTTTCTGAACAAGACCAGGAGGAATGCCTGATGGAGATCAACAGCTATATCTATGAGTTTATAAATGATCATCACGGGGATGAGATGACAGGCCTGTTGAATATACTAGACAGGTTAGGTGATCCAGAGATAACGCTCAAAGAAGTAGTGGCCAGTAAGAAAATAGATCAGGCCATCAAGACCTATAATATCAAGCACCTGTTCCAGGCATTGTTTCTAAACCTTAGAAACGGAGTGGCGTATGTATTGCTTGCCATTATGACTGTGATGCTGGTGACATTCCCGGTATTGATTGTGATGAAACTGATCATGCCTGCTAAAACCGGTCTTTGGGTGGGTCCATATACTTTCTTTTTCGGAATTGTTCACAATAACCCTGCAGGCATTCATGAAATAGCAGGTAATTTCTTTATCCCCTTAGTGATTATTTTAAGTATCCTTTTATACTTCCTTATCATCACCATATTAAAAGCAATAAGAAAGAAAAAGCCATGA
- a CDS encoding PadR family transcriptional regulator — MKNEFLKNWETQLKKGLLPYFVLRALEGQERYGYELIQHLKDDFNTEVTESTMYPLLTRLQKEELLVSKWIEQPTGIPRKYYYISDHGRANLAEMKKSIDENLTK; from the coding sequence GTGAAAAACGAATTCTTAAAAAATTGGGAAACCCAATTGAAAAAAGGCTTGTTGCCATACTTCGTTCTCAGGGCGCTCGAGGGCCAGGAACGGTATGGTTACGAATTAATACAACATCTGAAAGATGATTTCAACACGGAGGTCACCGAAAGTACCATGTATCCTCTTTTAACCCGTTTACAAAAAGAGGAATTACTGGTTTCGAAATGGATAGAACAGCCGACGGGGATCCCCCGCAAGTACTATTACATATCGGATCATGGCAGGGCGAACCTGGCGGAGATGAAGAAATCTATAGATGAAAACCTGACAAAATAA
- a CDS encoding phage tail protein codes for MLPPNPGSTPVGTVLMYAGATSGSSILNRHAAGWIICDGSTYPFTQFPDLYKVIGHTYGGNEEVFAVPSYQGLFLRGIDAMAGPGKEAGQPTAPGADLPLSGNTGGSASPLQMDDFAAHMHAYGYYNKYRESIHSLSHKSLSGSQQNEFNSPVDNETRPVHQRVNYIIKAVASPGAVPVGAVVPYSGDIKNEGNFRAAGWLPCIGTNLKIRDYTNLFQAISNFYGAEDEHSFRLPDFRGQFIRGVQGEVPSSDNSNALNETRPNNINVNYLIKC; via the coding sequence ATGCTACCACCAAATCCGGGGAGTACACCTGTTGGAACTGTACTTATGTATGCCGGCGCCACAAGCGGGTCCAGTATTTTAAACCGCCATGCTGCAGGCTGGATTATCTGCGATGGATCTACCTATCCCTTTACCCAATTTCCTGACCTGTACAAAGTAATTGGCCATACTTATGGCGGAAATGAAGAGGTGTTTGCTGTTCCTTCTTACCAGGGCTTGTTTCTTCGCGGTATAGATGCAATGGCTGGCCCTGGCAAAGAAGCGGGTCAACCCACAGCGCCAGGGGCCGATCTTCCCCTCAGTGGTAACACCGGCGGTAGTGCAAGCCCCCTGCAAATGGACGATTTCGCTGCTCACATGCATGCTTATGGTTATTATAATAAGTATAGGGAAAGCATTCACAGCCTGTCTCACAAAAGCCTGAGCGGTTCGCAGCAAAACGAATTTAATTCCCCTGTTGACAATGAAACAAGGCCGGTGCATCAGCGTGTAAACTACATCATTAAAGCGGTGGCTTCGCCGGGTGCAGTGCCTGTAGGTGCTGTTGTGCCTTATTCGGGGGATATTAAAAATGAAGGAAACTTCCGGGCGGCCGGCTGGTTGCCATGTATAGGCACTAACCTGAAAATAAGGGATTACACCAACTTGTTCCAGGCTATTTCCAATTTCTATGGCGCGGAAGATGAGCATTCTTTTCGCCTTCCGGATTTCCGCGGACAATTCATTCGTGGCGTGCAGGGAGAAGTGCCTTCCTCTGACAACTCCAATGCCCTGAACGAGACAAGACCCAATAATATCAATGTCAATTACCTGATCAAATGCTGA
- a CDS encoding HAD family hydrolase — translation MINKVKVIAFDADDTLWICEPYFQELNAQFLHMMADFIPPQLAARELHQTVGENMALYGYGIKPYSLSMIETVIRITGEERSGKYVKKVIELAQEMLAKPIELLEDVELVLQSLRTDYRIAIATKGDLLDQERKLKNSGLEHLFHHIEIMSEKHEDDYSRMIKRLGIAPDEFLMLGNSLKSDIIPVLSLGAHAIHIPYYVTWEFERVEEDVIHPNLKTLTSIKEVLPMLKRN, via the coding sequence ATGATAAATAAAGTCAAAGTAATTGCGTTTGATGCGGATGATACTTTATGGATCTGTGAGCCATATTTCCAGGAACTAAACGCGCAGTTCTTACATATGATGGCCGATTTTATTCCCCCGCAATTAGCTGCCCGGGAATTGCATCAAACCGTTGGCGAAAACATGGCTTTGTATGGATATGGAATCAAGCCCTATTCGTTGTCAATGATTGAAACGGTCATACGAATAACCGGGGAAGAGCGCTCCGGTAAATACGTGAAGAAGGTGATTGAACTGGCACAGGAAATGCTGGCCAAGCCGATAGAATTGCTGGAGGATGTAGAACTGGTACTGCAGTCTTTACGAACTGATTATCGTATTGCTATTGCTACAAAAGGAGACCTGCTGGATCAGGAAAGGAAATTGAAAAACTCAGGGCTTGAACATCTGTTTCATCACATTGAAATAATGAGTGAGAAGCATGAGGATGATTATAGCAGGATGATCAAAAGACTAGGTATAGCGCCGGATGAATTCCTGATGCTGGGCAATTCACTGAAGTCGGATATTATTCCTGTACTTTCATTAGGAGCGCATGCAATACATATTCCTTATTATGTAACATGGGAGTTTGAACGGGTAGAGGAAGATGTGATCCATCCCAATTTGAAAACACTAACTTCGATCAAAGAAGTATTACCAATGTTAAAAAGGAATTGA
- a CDS encoding GNAT family N-acetyltransferase: MIRHAVIEDLPAIKDIWNYYILNTTYNYDYEPKSLEFLEEWFHKKATLNLPVFVVEEEGRLVGYGAYSQFRERNAYAHSAEHGLYFHPDFHGKGLGRELLNTLLADGKERGFHTFIAVIDSSNEGSVIFHEKMGFEKIGQIKEVGRKNGQWLNLVLLQKIITGSFIIPNEAIIH; encoded by the coding sequence ATGATCAGACACGCAGTTATAGAAGACTTGCCAGCTATTAAAGACATTTGGAATTATTATATCCTGAATACGACCTACAATTATGACTACGAGCCAAAATCACTGGAATTCTTAGAAGAATGGTTTCATAAGAAGGCAACACTGAACCTGCCGGTCTTCGTTGTGGAAGAAGAAGGAAGGCTGGTAGGATACGGTGCTTATAGCCAGTTCCGGGAGCGCAATGCATATGCGCATTCTGCGGAGCATGGACTTTATTTTCATCCGGATTTTCATGGCAAAGGCCTGGGAAGGGAATTATTAAATACACTCCTGGCAGACGGGAAAGAGAGAGGTTTTCACACTTTTATAGCAGTCATTGACTCCTCTAATGAAGGCAGTGTAATCTTTCATGAAAAGATGGGTTTTGAAAAAATAGGGCAGATAAAAGAAGTGGGTCGTAAGAATGGACAATGGTTAAATCTTGTCTTATTACAAAAGATAATTACCGGGTCGTTTATTATTCCCAATGAAGCAATTATTCACTAA